ACACTAAGTATTTTGCAAGTGTTAATCCAACTCTTAGGCGTTATGGATCTTGACAATAAAACAgaataaaacaataaaatcttgataaatataGCATACCTTTATCACTTCATGTGACGCAATCCCGCCTATGAAGGAAGAGACCGCATGTAGCTCTGCAGCCCCAAACTGGGAGATTTAATTTATGAGATCCTCGAACAAGATTGATCAATTGCAGCCAAGATCAGCTAGTAAGCTGACAACTAGTCTTTAGTCGAGATATATCTTCATCTATCTCTCTGCCAAGATGAAGTTTACACATTTAGATTCAGTCCCACAACAACCACATCGCAATATATTCCAAAGAGAATGAGGAGCTACCACTGGCCGGCCAGCAAAACTGTTATAGTTAGCACCAAATTGGTCTACATCTCGCAACAAGATATAAAACCCAAGAGCCATATTGTAGCAGGGACAAAAAGCATATTTCCCAGAAGAAAACCTGAGCAAATTTTCTTCACATAAAGCATATTTCCCAGAAGAAAACCTGAGCAAAACTGACGGGGAGAGAGACTATCTATTTCCATATTAATATAAGTGTAGACTTCAACCAAAGATAAGTAAAACAATACTGACATATGACAATAAAAATGTCACCTACCTGTATTCCTCATCTGTCAAATACTTCTGCAACTTAGAAAGGCTTAGAGAATTGAACTCCTCCTGAATTATACGATCTCTGCATACCTAGAAAAACATAGTTACATTAAGAAACAAAACCATTAGGAATATAAAAAAGAATATTATTGGATCTTCTCAATCCTCTATTGGCTAGCATGTCTTCAATCATGAAAAATCTCAAACTTATGGAAAAAACATAATAACTTATGACAAAACAAAAACGAAGTATACATACTTCTTAATTGAAGCTATGTATTAACCTCCAACTTTAGAATGCAAAATCTCCCATCTTCCTAAATTTTTAGTTCCAATTCTGACGTCCTACTTCCAAAATATCATTAAAATTCAAACAACAATTCAGCATGTCCAATTCTGATGTCTTAGTTCCAATTTTTAGTTCCAATCATTATATAAGGTAACTAAGTTCACATTGAACCACAAACATATTTTGCTGCTCCTCCTACCCCAAGTGTAGAAACGCTTTTTTTATAGTGCTGACACTGAAATATAATGTGTCCGAACACTGGCAAGCTCCCACCAAATCGTGGGTTCTAATTGATTGGTATCACTATCTAAGCATGCGATATGGCATAGCGAAAGTACCATAAAACGTATTCAGCAAGTGAAGGGTAAAAGATTACTCAAAGTATGATTTCCACCTATCACACAGGCAAACTCCCAGTTGGTATAGAATCAACAGCAACTTATAATAACATAAGATGATTCAGCTTTTGGTGCAACAAATGCCAGAAATTTAAAGTAGAGAGAATCCCATACAACTATTTAACTATTTTGCATCAAATTTTATTCAACAAACCGTGAAGAAGAAAGTATTGAGCAACTGACCCAAATAACAGTCCCAGAATTTGGCAATTCTGAATCATTCCTATTAATGGCAGATGGCAGCGTCTGAGGAAGAGGAGCAACTGCCCCAAGTCCTGCAGTTTCAAGAACATTGCAGCTCCCTAAAGCCAGCCCTTTTGGTAAACCCTTCTTCTCCATGTATTCTTTCAGATTACGCACAATTGTCTCTGTCGGATTTTCAGCAACTCCATGAAACTTCTTAACATGAACTGTTAGTCTGTTACTGCTGACGGTGCAGGACCTTCTGAACCCATTTTTCCAACAATCCAGATACTACTTTAACAAATATTATACCACCAATATGAGCTACAATAGTCAATAACCTGCATCAGAACACATTGTTAGATCAATCTGATAAAGTAAGAACATTTTTTCAGAACAAAATCAACACCAATAAAGTCTATAAGCAATTAAAAACTTTTTGCATAATAGTATGCCTGAAAATTTCCACCCCCTCCCATTTTCATTATGGAAAATTTCCTAAATTTGTAGTTCCAATTCTGATGTCCTACTTCCAAAATATCATTAAAATTCAAACAACAATTCAGCACTCATTGTAACAATCCTATAGGTTTTGTACTTTGTCAAACCCCTAGCTCTTGAGAGTCTCTTTAACTTATTAGCAACCGCAGAAGCACaatattataattaaaaaaactcTTATTAGTTGACAACAAAAAAAGAATCttactttcaaaatttcagCCTTTTAAAATAAGAAATTGTAGACAACGGTTAAAAAGCTCCTAGTTTTACAACCTGGTGAGCTTCCAGGCGATGCGAGATACCTAAGCATAATAGTATGTAACATCCACAATCTCTGCCTCCTCAAGCAACCCAACACAAGAACACCTaaaattcaaaaccctcaaatttAGACAATTCCGACCTACTGATGCTTCAGGCAATAAACTGCATAAATTATAACAAACAAGCACTAAAAATCTTACATAGGAGTAGACAGCACTGCAGGAACTAATGCTTCAGTATATTTAAATGTGAGCTTGGACCATACTCAATCACTTTATCAGTCCATTCTTTCTCTCCTACAATCTCAATAATACAATTTTGTCGTCCCACCAAGACCTCAAGAAGCTTGAGTTTTTTTACAATTAAACACCTCAAATCTAAGCAAAGACGGGCAACTCAGTACTTGCCAATCATAGATGCTCTCTAAATTTGGCAAGTCAAAAAGCATAAATTTTGTTAACTTTGTAATAGTTATACAAGTTGGGTTAACTTTGTAATAGTTATTACAGATTTCATCTTCTTACAGTGTTTAATTTACATGGAATGACATGAGTGAATTGGTTAATGGATTATGGTAGCCATAAGTTTTGCTCCAATGCAATCATGAAATCAAATAATTCGACAACCTATTATCAAAATTAAGAATCAAAACCCAATTACAATCTAAATGCTCACTACCTAGGTATACCAATTCAGAGGAACAAAAACCCATAGCCCATAATTAACCCAATCAAAATTAAACCAAACATAATCAACAAATTCCGCAAAGTTTGTGGATGAATTACCTTAAAATTCAATTTCGTAGTGAGAAGAAGCATCGTAGGGCGCAGGGCGAGAGAAAACGCCGCCATCTGAAATAAATCGTCGCCGCCTGAAGGAACTCGTCGCCGTGTGAAGGACTTTGGTAGGAGGGTTTCGGCGTCCATTGAGACTTTTGGGGTTTTGAGGTTTTGCAGATTGACTGAAGAGAATCCGAGGAGAGAAAGAGTTAGGCGGTTAACTTTTTACTCGTTTTAACATTTTGTTCCCTATAATAAACGGGAAGTcttttttactataataaacgGGTAATATGATAGCGCAGAAGATCTAAACGCTATAATATGTGAACATATCACAGCGCTTTTAGATAAGCGCTATaatatgttgttttttaaatttttgatagCTGAAGAGGTAAAAGCGCTGTTAAATAAACGCTATTAAATGACATTTCTGTAGTAgtgttgggccatactagtcacttcataacctgcaaaacagtacatatacaatatataccattcacccattcattatcatgaatggcccacatagctggttagtaaaacacattatgcatcacgtaaacatttgcagcaattaatcaagggcaccaataatctaccaattattcagtccttattaattctaatcaagttgttttaaccttaaggatttgaagacctaatcaagagtttatgactaaaaagggctcccactcaaaccaataaattcatatgctttactaattttaaacataaaaatgtatttctagtctaaccggaaacatacaaatttaattaaaatttaaagctcatataaatttataattgaatccaaaagtttaatttaatttcaatcgtatttaaattaattcatgattttaattttagtaaaataattagaataaataaaatttattataattacaatattcaaaattaaaatccaagaaaataatttaaattattaattttaaaattaattaaaattacgttaactgaaaatttcaaattaaacattcaaaacgatctaatcgcaacgcaaacaccctacgcatcgcacgcccatgggccacacgcacacagccatcgctggccatgtgcgtgcagcccatgcgctcgtcgcatagctgctgcttctacccttcgcaagccatcgcacgagttggtactcgctgggcgcgcgcgccagcgctcgatgcacgcgagccatcgctcgctgtgcgcgctcgccagcgctcgttgtgcgcgagccatcgctcgctgtgcgcgagccatcgctcgctgtgcgtgagccatcgctcgctgtgcgcgttcgccagcgctcgatgtgcgcgctcgccagcgctcgctgtgcgcgaggcatcgacgctgggcgcagcactcgtggcacgcgagcttgcgctcgctgcgcgtgaggctgcgcgcgcttgcgcgaggcagtgcgcgttgtggcgcagctcgcttgctgcccacacgcgactgccgtgccttgccttcgcccatgcccattcgtccattgctcgtagcccacgacacaaggcagggctgctgccttgtgctcgtgcactatgcccttgctcattgcatacgtgccgcatgggcgacgagctcccttgctcgtcgtcgcatgcccgcactatacaacaccccttaagggtaacacgtagcgtccattgctttgtgcgtgcaagttatatgaacgaatcgcataaaatttaaaaaaattatatttaaaattaatgacaaattaataaattaatattaatttcataattttagggcgaaaaatcgaaaatttattattcaattgatttccgattatcatggattcaagcctaggacataaaaaatttaaaatttatcataaatttacaatttttatggtggtctttaatcataggtatctaattaaattataattaattatgaaaatcaaattaattctaaattattctaattttcaacaaattaatcataattacaaattagattgcataattaacaaggctaggcattcaaacttgttaaacatatacagtaggtcaatcaaaaattcaagatttatcaacaagaatcgcaaatatttaatttaacatcttaaatttacgaaattttgcattcgaaaaactaaaaccttcgaaaagtcatagttaggcttcgaatttgagaattctgggttcggcagaaaaatattaattttgtcaaaattttagaatgccttttacatgcggaattgacacaaaaatcactcgatttggatgagtaacgaagaaactgccgaaaaactgcgtacgtataattaaataaacgcaatttgcaattaattaacaattacgaaaattaatcaccccttttaattcttgcaaatttgtaatatttaaccatgttcatgcaatttagattatgaaaataataagaggctcgtgataccactgttaggttatgatacatatgacaattcataaatcatgcggaaaaaccatttagccaggaatacatattatttacacataatcatatagcatagtttagatgcatactctttgttgcgtgccttccctagctgcgcccgaaccgaacaagaacaagtctttaggactccaagtgtcgtccctccgtagatagtccacagcacgtccggatccgccttaagattgaccaactagaatcgcccttaaggtactaaaaatttcggcacttttgagcaaggaatgtgtctgaatttttctctcaaaaactcactttgaatacttgaaaactcgttataaattgtgaacccaggccacatatttataggggtatggaaagagaattggaatcctattaggatacgaattaattaaattagaatcataataaaactcttatttaattaatttatcaaatagaattaggaatttaatcattaaacgaatcctgtacgttttaggtttcgtatgtgaacacaaacacccacgcacgcacagcagcccacgaggggcgccatgcgcgcgcgtgcacagcccgagcatcgcagcccacgactgccgcagccttgggcgcgcgctgggcctgccttgcggtgggcttggcgcagccttgggctggcgtgttgtggcgcgcgtttcccttgctggacgtgggcctggcttcgtgctgggccttcgtctagcaagctcgtccgatgctaattcgtacgacgcgcttccgattaattttccgattccggaattcatttccgatacgaacaatatttaacatttccgattccggaatcaatttccgtttcgaacaaatatttaatatttccatttccggaattattttccgattccgataatatttccgattcagacaatatttccgtttccggcaatatttccgattccggctatatttctatttccgataatatttcccgatacgtaccatgtttccgtttccggcaacatctacgacttggataatatttatatttccgatacgatccatatttccgtttccgacaatatcatcgtttccggagtattcatttcttgcctgtgacgatctcagctcccactgaaaccaagatccgtcgattccgaatatccatagatggagtatttaatgccactaaatacttgatccgtttacgtactatttgtgtgaccctacgggttcagtcaagagtaagctgtggattaatatcattaattccacttgaactgaagcagcctctagctaggcattcagctcacttgatctcactgaattattaacttgttaattaatactgaaccgcatttattagacttaacattgaatgcatacttggaccaagggcattatttccttcagaagaaAGGATAGGTTCTCTTGTTAGACACACTGAAATTGTTGACATGTGTGAGTGTATGCAGCACTGTGAAATGGAAGATATTAAAAGTGTAGGCAACTTTTACACTTGGAATAATAAACAGCAGGGTGCATCCAGAGTGTTTTCTAAGCTAGAGAGGGTGATGGAAAATCCTAAATGGCAAAGTATCTATGTTTCTGCTAAGGTGTGTTTTATGACTGAGGGATGCTTTGATCACTCCCCTGATTTGTTGACAGTCTATCCCAGGAAAACAGGAGGGAAAAAGCCCTTCAAATACTTTACTATGTGGAAAACTGCTTCTCAATTTAGGAATATTATACAAGATCAATGGGCTTGTCAAGTGCAGGGTAGTGAGATGTATTGTGTGGTTCACAAGCTGAAAAGGGTGAAAATTGCTCTTAAGGAATTGAACAAGATTGGTTTCAACGACATTCAAGCTGCCGATCTTCAGGCATACAATGCCATGCTAGAAGCACAGAATGCTATGCATCAACATCCAGATGATCTTTCTTTGGCTGATGCAGAATTACAAGCTGTTCAGGATTACAAGATCAAACATCAAGCTTATGTAGATTTTTTGAGACAAAAGTCTAAAGCTGCTTGGATTAAAGATGGTGATGAAAACACCTCTCTTTTTCACCAAAGCATCAAGGCTAGGAACAGTCAGAATCAAGTTTACAGTATTTTTGATATGAATGGAGATTGGAAGGATAACCCTGCTGATGTGTCACAAGCTTTCTTGAATTATTACACTGCATTATTGGGTGCCACTCATTCTAATAGGAAGTCTGTGTTGAGTCATGTGGTTCAAACAGGCCCATGGTTACTGAAGCTCACAAAGCTATTCTCAATGCCCTTTATACTGCTGATGAAGTGAAAGAAGCTCTTTTTTTAATTCCTGGCAGAAAGGCACCAGGTCCAGATGAGTTTGGAGCTTATTTTTATAAGGATACTTGGAGCATAGTAGGAGATGAAGTTACAGCTGATGTCCTTGATGTTCTGCAACATGGCAAGCTACTGAAAGAGCTCAATCACACAGTCATAACTCTCATTCCCAAGACCAAGTGTCCCAAGAATGTGAGTGAGTTCAGACCTATCTCTTGTTGTAACACCTTGTATAAATGTGTTACCAAGGTTTTGTGTGGTAGACTTAGACAAGTCTTACCAGAACTCATTCTGGAAAATCAAGGGGGCTTTGTCCATGGCAGATATATTGTCCATAATATCATGGTGGTTCAGGATTTAGTAAAGAAATATGGGAGAAAGGGTGCTAAGCCAGGTTGCATGATGAAAATTGATTTGCAAAAGGCTTATGATACTGTAGACTGGGAGTTTTTACAAGAAATGATGTACCAGTTGGGCTTCCCAGGTGATTTTGTGGATCTTGTCATGGAATGTGTGACCACTCCAAAATTTTCCTTAATGTTAAATGGCACAATACATGGATTCTTCAAGTCTAAAAGAGGCTTAAGATAGGGAGATCCTATCTCTCCTCTCATGTTTGTTCTATGTATGGAATATCTTTCCAGAATCCTTCACAAAATGAGTGAGCATCATTTATTCCAGTTCCATGCTAGATGTCAAGGTATTAAACTCACCCATTTGTGCTTTGCTGATGATCTCATCATGTGTAGCAAAGGTGAATTTCCTTCTGTTTATCTTATGTTGCAAGCTTTTAAGCTCTTTTCTGATTCTACTGGCCTTCTTGCAAACAAGCACAAATCTGCTATCTACTATTGTGGTATGCGTGAGAGTGATTGTGCTAGAATTGTGAGTGTTTCTGGTTTGACCAGGAGCAATCTGCCTTTTAAATATCTAGGAGTGTCTATCTGTGCTAAGAGAATCTCTGCAGCTCAGTGTGATGTTTTAGTTGATAGGATGATCTCTAGAATTAAAATATGGAGTTCTAGGAATTTGTCTTACACAGCTAGAGTGCAGCTCATAAATTCAGTCTTGCTTAGTGTTCACGTGTATTGGGCACAAATCTTTATTCTTCCCAAGCAGGTGTTGCAGAATGTTACCAAAGTGTGTAGAGCATTCCTATGGAGTGGACAAGCTTACAGCAATAAGCCAAGCAACATTTCTTGGGATAGATCTTGTTGTGACAAGAAATATGGTGGTCTAGGTTTCAGCATTCCTATGGAGTGGACAGGCTTACAGCAATAAGCCAAGCAACATTTCTTGGGATAGATCTTGTTGTGACAAGAAATATGGTGGTCTGGGTTTCAGAGATGTATTCAAATGGAACATAGCCAGTATGGGGAAGTATGTCTGGCCTATTGCTtctaaacaagataatgtgTGGATTAAGTGGATCAATGCAGTGTATGTAAAGGATGGGGATTGGTGGACTTATCAGCCTAAAGCTGCTGCTAGCTGGTATTGGAAAAGAATCTATGCTACAAAAGAGATGCTCAAATTGGTGTATACTCAGGCAGAGTTTGCTGccatcactcaatattttgtgaAGGGTGTTTATGAGAAGATCATTGGTGTAAAACCTCTGATTCATTGGGACAGTATGGTGTGGAATAGGTTAAACACCCCCAAGCATAGATTTATATCCTGGCTGGTTGTGCAGGAACGGCTCCAACCACTGCAAAATTGGCAAGAATTGGAATTTCTACCTCTGCAACCTGTCTTCTGTGTGATCTGTATGATGAGGAGCATGCTCATCTGTTCTTTAACTGTCCTTACAGTAGCAGATGTATTATGGCACTTAAAGTTTGGTTGAAGTTATCTGCTCTATCCTGTAATCTACTCCAGCTTTGGAGAGTGACAAGTCATAGTAGAttgacaaaattcaagaagcaaGTTGTCTATGCCGCCTTAGCAGCAGTAGTGTACTTCATTTGGCAAAGTAGAAATAGCAGTTTCTGGAATGCTTCTATCCCAACTGTGCAACATGTGGTGAGTAAGATCAAGCAATCTGTTAAGGAgagaatcttgtatgtaatgcCTAAGAAAGTAAGTAGAAGAGATAGCTTATGGTTTATGAGCTTGTAATGTCTTAGTCTGTTCCTAGCTCTTTGATGAAggagtccaacctagttggtttgctTCCCTTTGAGCTAGTGTAGGTTGTATTTTGGTTGAGCATTAATATATTTCCTTACTtgcctagcaaaaaaaaaaaataactgcaattgttccggtgttgtaaaggtggaaacaatgggcttcgagtgaaggccctttcgtgtgtgttgaagatctttcttgcttgaatgagtcgagtccgaattcacctgcacaagagtaaaatcactagcctcgggggtgtttccgaggaaagcccctccgatgcctaagtaagaacgatgctcggattctagagagaagttctctagaagagtagtcttaaggcgataaattggacataccatgaggtgtgagccttggtggcctatttatagtgtttgcataataaattcctataggtcatttattgctattgggccttgggccttggttgatggctgaatagccatgtTGGTTTGTGGCAGGTTTGATGTTGCTGttttgagccattgggctttggacttggtggcccaattgatattcaattgggagcccaaacaacatgccccaaAGACCGCGTCCATTTAGAATAAAATGGATGGGTTTTCAGTTGTGAGAAGTCCAaaggttccctctcttttttttgaaaaggggtGACTTGCATtaatgacaagtgttgggacttGTTTTGCATCGTGGAGGTCGTGGGTTTGAAGGAAGTTGGTGCGCCTTTTTCCTCTATAAATACTGGACGCAGGCTTCCTTTCAAacctttactttctctctctttcataCAAATTTCCCTTCTTTTTCCGGTGATCGCAGCCTTcgagtttcttcagatctacggatttcagTTAGCTTTTGTCTTCGGGAACTTGTCTCATTCACAttgtcggcgaattccgcttcggaagaAGGTAACTTGTTTGTGAATTTCCCTTATTTTTTCTCGCTCTTTCTTCTACTCCTCCATCTGAACCCTAGACCTAGAATTCGCAACCATGGcgaagaacaagggcaagagtaagttcgtcgttggctctTCCAGTGAGAGAGAAGAGGTGCCTTCGGAAAGGGTACAGAAAACTTCGAAGGGCTGGCCTTCGGATAAGGTGGTGGAGAAACGTTCGACTAGTTGGGATGCCACCAAAGATGGTGCTGCGCTGCTTCTGGTAAGAAGGCTGGTTCTTCGGGTCATCGTCGgccttaccctgagtttccagttcattgatCCGAAGGGTAAGCTTGCTCCGATTTTGCATGAGACCACCAAGATTGATGGTCCGCTGGAGAAATcagtcagtggtgactggttggtggaggtGAAGCTGGGGGCCTACCATCGGAAGGCCGAAGAGTTATATGGAATCCAGCACGCTTTGGGGTACTGGTGTGAAC
This Spinacia oleracea cultivar Varoflay chromosome 6, BTI_SOV_V1, whole genome shotgun sequence DNA region includes the following protein-coding sequences:
- the LOC130463072 gene encoding uncharacterized protein; this encodes MSEHHLFQFHARCQGIKLTHLCFADDLIMCSKGEFPSVYLMLQAFKLFSDSTGLLANKHKSAIYYCGMRESDCARIVSVSGLTRSNLPFKYLGVSICAKRISAAQCDVLVDRMISRIKIWSSRNLSYTARVQLINSVLLSVHVYWAQIFILPKQVLQNVTKVCRAFLWSGQAYSNKPSNISWDRSCCDKKYGGLGFSIPMEWTGLQQ